A window of the Streptomyces griseochromogenes genome harbors these coding sequences:
- a CDS encoding chitinase — translation MERAPRAHGAGRPGSVLALLTAVLLAVSGITALSSAARAADADLARNGGFESGLDGWTCTAGTTVDSPVHSGSSALRATPAGGDDAQCAQTVTVQPGARYTLSGYVRGSYVYLGANGTGTTDVSTWTRSAPDWQKLTTTFTTGAATTRVTIYTHGWYGTGAYDADDISLLGPGASAGQPPAVPTGLTAGTITSSSVALTWSAVTGATGYTVYRDGVRVRTASGTSATLTGLTPSTAYSFQVTASNDAGESAKSAAVTATTTAGSGGGSPGLPAHALVGYLHTTFANGSGYTRLADVPDSWDVIDLAFGEPTSVTSGDIRFNRCPVTQCPNVESDADFKAAIKAKQAAGKKVLISIGGQNGQVQLTTTAARDTFVASVSKIIDDYGLDGLDIDFEGHSLSLNADDTDFENPTTPVIVNLISALKTLKAAYGSKFVLTMAPETFFVQMGHQYYGTGKWGGQDPRCGAYLPVIHALRDDLTLLHVQDYNSGPIMGLDGQYHSMGGADFHIAMTDMLLTGFPVAGDANNVFPPLRPDQIAIGMPASTNAGNGYVAPSEVTKTLDCLTKKVNCGSYPTHGAWPALRGLMTWSVNWDRYANWEFQKNFDAYFG, via the coding sequence GTGGAACGCGCCCCACGCGCACACGGCGCCGGACGTCCCGGATCCGTCCTCGCCCTGCTCACGGCCGTGCTGCTGGCCGTGTCCGGCATCACCGCGCTCTCGTCGGCCGCCCGTGCGGCCGACGCGGACCTCGCGCGGAACGGCGGCTTCGAGTCCGGCCTCGACGGCTGGACCTGCACGGCCGGTACGACGGTCGACTCACCCGTGCACAGCGGGAGTTCCGCGTTGCGGGCCACCCCGGCCGGCGGTGACGACGCCCAGTGCGCGCAGACGGTCACCGTCCAGCCCGGCGCGCGGTACACACTCTCCGGCTACGTCCGCGGCTCCTACGTCTACCTCGGCGCGAACGGCACCGGCACCACCGACGTCTCCACCTGGACCCGGTCCGCCCCCGACTGGCAGAAGCTGACCACCACCTTCACCACCGGCGCCGCCACGACCCGGGTGACCATCTACACGCACGGCTGGTACGGCACCGGCGCCTATGACGCCGACGACATCTCCCTCCTCGGCCCGGGCGCGTCCGCCGGACAGCCGCCCGCCGTGCCCACCGGCCTTACGGCGGGCACGATCACCTCCTCCTCCGTCGCCCTCACCTGGTCGGCGGTGACCGGCGCCACCGGCTACACCGTCTACCGTGACGGCGTCAGGGTCCGGACGGCGAGCGGCACTTCGGCCACCCTCACGGGTCTCACGCCGTCGACGGCGTACAGCTTCCAGGTCACCGCGAGCAACGACGCCGGAGAGTCCGCCAAGTCGGCCGCGGTGACCGCGACGACCACGGCGGGCAGCGGCGGCGGCTCGCCCGGCCTGCCCGCCCACGCCCTGGTCGGCTACCTCCACACCACCTTCGCCAACGGCTCCGGATACACCCGCCTGGCCGACGTACCCGACAGCTGGGACGTCATCGACCTCGCCTTCGGCGAGCCCACCTCGGTCACCTCCGGCGACATCCGCTTCAACCGCTGCCCGGTCACCCAGTGCCCGAACGTCGAGAGCGACGCCGACTTCAAGGCGGCGATCAAGGCCAAGCAGGCCGCGGGCAAGAAGGTCCTGATCTCGATCGGCGGCCAGAACGGCCAGGTCCAGCTGACCACGACCGCCGCCCGCGACACGTTCGTCGCCTCCGTCTCGAAGATCATCGACGACTACGGCCTCGACGGCCTCGACATCGACTTCGAGGGCCACTCGCTGTCCCTGAACGCGGACGACACGGACTTCGAGAACCCCACCACCCCCGTGATCGTCAACCTCATCTCGGCGCTGAAGACCCTGAAGGCCGCATACGGCTCGAAGTTCGTGTTGACCATGGCCCCGGAGACGTTCTTCGTCCAGATGGGCCACCAGTACTACGGCACCGGCAAGTGGGGCGGCCAGGACCCGCGCTGCGGCGCCTACCTGCCGGTCATCCACGCCCTGCGCGACGACCTGACGCTCCTGCACGTCCAGGACTACAACTCGGGCCCGATCATGGGCCTGGACGGCCAGTACCACTCCATGGGCGGCGCCGACTTCCACATCGCCATGACCGACATGCTGCTCACCGGCTTCCCGGTCGCGGGCGACGCGAACAACGTCTTCCCGCCGCTGCGCCCCGACCAGATCGCCATCGGCATGCCGGCGTCGACGAACGCGGGCAACGGCTACGTCGCACCGTCCGAGGTCACCAAGACCCTGGACTGCCTGACGAAGAAGGTGAACTGCGGCTCGTATCCGACCCATGGGGCCTGGCCGGCTCTGCGCGGTCTGATGACGTGGTCGGTGAACTGGGACCGGTACGCGAACTGGGAGTTCCAGAAGAACTTCGACGCGTACTTCGGCTGA